A genomic window from Salvia hispanica cultivar TCC Black 2014 chromosome 5, UniMelb_Shisp_WGS_1.0, whole genome shotgun sequence includes:
- the LOC125189554 gene encoding protein ELF4-LIKE 3-like, whose protein sequence is MEGDTFSGLGNGSSQLDGKAMQSFQKSFGQVQNILDQNRLLINEINQNQESKIPQGPHNLSRNVGLIRELNNNIRSVVDLYSHLSTSFTKSMDVASSEGDSSGAFKSDGHKRRRPAS, encoded by the exons atgGAGGGAGACACATTTTCTGGGCTTGGCAATGGAAGCAGCCAGCTAGATGGAAAGGCTATGCAGAGCTTTCAGAAAAGCTTTGGGcaagttcaaaatatattgGATCAGAACAGGCTGCTCATCAATGAGATTAATCAAAACCAAGAGTCCAAAATCCCTCAGGGT CCTCATAATTTGAGCAGAAATGTTGGCCTAATTAGGGAGCTCAACAATAATATCAGGAGTGTTGTTGATCTCTATTCTCATCTTTCAACCTCCTTCACCAAATCAATGGATGTTGCTTCGTCTGAGGGCGACTCGAGTGGGGCCTTCAAGTCTGATGGCCACAAGAGGCGTCGCCCCGCTTCTTGA
- the LOC125187816 gene encoding protein ANTAGONIST OF LIKE HETEROCHROMATIN PROTEIN 1-like isoform X1, producing MVKDPILDFSIARELYVRRLYYGSDRTCKEQLRLTRHCFTVLCFKLKEMGLKTTRNITVEEVVAMFLYVISFNLTNRKVGFDFIRSGETVSRYFHIVLNTILKLGSHYVVQRETVMDGFEDEKWDWFENCLGALDGTHVEVSVPLNDQGRYRNRKGRITTNVLAVCSRDLSFTYILPGWEGSAADSRVLRDALTRNYPFIVPKDKYFLVDAGYTNGPGFLAPYRGIRYHLNEWSTRGNNPQNPKELYNLRHATARNVIERAFGLFKKRWKILREVSFFDVKTHVKIINACAILHNLIRVESPNDPLLEEVDAEIQTRVTQQVDDHNEGEETQPTLPGDYHNAEEAQHSDRITLFKLLVSGLDLGII from the exons ATGGTGAAAGACCCCATTCTTGACTTTTCCATAGCACGCGAGTTATATGTAAGACGGCTCTATTATGGAAGTGACAGAACTTGTAAGGAACAACTTAGATTGACTAGGCATTGCTTTACTGTGCTATGTTTTAAGTTAAAAGAGATGGGTTTGAAAACCACAAGAAATATCACGGTTGAAGAAGTAGTAGCCATGTTTCTATATGttatctcttttaatttaacaaACCGTAAAGTCGGCTTTGATTTCATTAGATCCGGAGAGACTGTTAGTAGATACTtccatatagtattaaatactATACTAAAATTAGGAAGTCATTATGTTGTCCAACGAGAAACAGTCATGGATGGCTTCGAAGATGAAAAATGGGATTGGTTTGAA AACTGTCTCGGGGCACTTGATGGAACACACGTTGAAGTAAGTGTTCCATTGAATGATCAAGGAAGATACAGAAATAGAAAGGGTAGGATAACAACCAATGTTTTGGCTGTGTGTTCTCGTGATTTGAGCTTTACATACATTTTACCTGGATGGGAAGGATCTGCAGCAGATAGCAGAGTATTACGAGATGCACTTACTAGAAATTATCCATTCATAGTACCTAAAG ATAAGTATTTTCTAGTAGATGCTGGATATACCAATGGACCTGGCTTTCTAGCTCCTTATAGAGGTATTCGATACCATCTCAATGAGTGGTCCACTAGAGGCAACAATCCACAAAATCCAAAGGAGTTATATAATCTGAGACATGCAACTGCTAGGAATGTGATAGAAAGAGCTTTTGGGTTATTCAAAAAGCGATGGAAAATTCTTAGAGAAGTATCTTTTTTTGATGTCAAAACGCATGTGAAGATTATCAATGCTTGTGCTATTCTTCACAATCTTATTCGAGTAGAATCACCTAATGATCCATTGTTAGAGGAAGTGGATGCTGAGATTCAAACTAGAGTTACTCAACAAGTTGATGATCATAATGAGGGGGAAGAGACTCAACCAACTTTGCCGGGTGATTATCATAATGCGGAAGAGGCTCAACACTCGGATCGAATTACATTGTTCAAGTTACTAGTGAGTGGACTAGATTTAGGGATAATCTAG
- the LOC125187816 gene encoding putative nuclease HARBI1 isoform X2 codes for MDGFEDEKWDWFENCLGALDGTHVEVSVPLNDQGRYRNRKGRITTNVLAVCSRDLSFTYILPGWEGSAADSRVLRDALTRNYPFIVPKDKYFLVDAGYTNGPGFLAPYRGIRYHLNEWSTRGNNPQNPKELYNLRHATARNVIERAFGLFKKRWKILREVSFFDVKTHVKIINACAILHNLIRVESPNDPLLEEVDAEIQTRVTQQVDDHNEGEETQPTLPGDYHNAEEAQHSDRITLFKLLVSGLDLGII; via the exons ATGGATGGCTTCGAAGATGAAAAATGGGATTGGTTTGAA AACTGTCTCGGGGCACTTGATGGAACACACGTTGAAGTAAGTGTTCCATTGAATGATCAAGGAAGATACAGAAATAGAAAGGGTAGGATAACAACCAATGTTTTGGCTGTGTGTTCTCGTGATTTGAGCTTTACATACATTTTACCTGGATGGGAAGGATCTGCAGCAGATAGCAGAGTATTACGAGATGCACTTACTAGAAATTATCCATTCATAGTACCTAAAG ATAAGTATTTTCTAGTAGATGCTGGATATACCAATGGACCTGGCTTTCTAGCTCCTTATAGAGGTATTCGATACCATCTCAATGAGTGGTCCACTAGAGGCAACAATCCACAAAATCCAAAGGAGTTATATAATCTGAGACATGCAACTGCTAGGAATGTGATAGAAAGAGCTTTTGGGTTATTCAAAAAGCGATGGAAAATTCTTAGAGAAGTATCTTTTTTTGATGTCAAAACGCATGTGAAGATTATCAATGCTTGTGCTATTCTTCACAATCTTATTCGAGTAGAATCACCTAATGATCCATTGTTAGAGGAAGTGGATGCTGAGATTCAAACTAGAGTTACTCAACAAGTTGATGATCATAATGAGGGGGAAGAGACTCAACCAACTTTGCCGGGTGATTATCATAATGCGGAAGAGGCTCAACACTCGGATCGAATTACATTGTTCAAGTTACTAGTGAGTGGACTAGATTTAGGGATAATCTAG